A window of the Phaseolus vulgaris cultivar G19833 chromosome 5, P. vulgaris v2.0, whole genome shotgun sequence genome harbors these coding sequences:
- the LOC137836041 gene encoding protein TOO MANY MOUTHS, protein MSHCLLLLLGVLCRTLFLPPHVTAFTVIMSDSGVPSTLVDGPQTGFSMNHDGARTDKREQEAVYDIMRATGNDWATDIPDVCRGRWHGIECMPDKANVFHVVSLSFGALSDDTAFPTCDPTRSVISPSITHLPHLKTLFFYRCFTYNPQPIPPFLGLLGPTLQTLVLRENGHVGPIPVELGNLTRLKVFDLHKNNLNGSIPISLGRITNLRSLDLSANKLTGPIPGFAFPSLNVLDLSQNLLMGPIPSSIWNCYFLIKLDFSRNRLVGPLPEKPISMKELMLLDLSYNRIQGPFPVSIKSLSSLQALILKGNPMGSSMIPGDGFDGMKALMIVVLSNMNLHGPVPESLGKLQNLRVLHLDGNHFNGPIPKSFGDLRNLSELRLNDNGLSGLVPFGREMVWRMRRKLRLNNNSGLCYGARSGLGDTMDSTFDLGIPSCDTYPPTIPSLRTHQHLSSLTQNSIPFPTHLTSHALKPLTSSFPLPTFLLFNLFFLSLIN, encoded by the coding sequence ATGAGTCACTGTCTTCTCTTACTCCTGGGAGTACTATGTCGCACGTTGTTTCTGCCACCTCATGTAACGGCCTTCACGGTGATCATGTCGGATTCCGGCGTGCCGTCAACCCTCGTAGATGGTCCTCAAACGGGGTTTTCCATGAACCACGACGGCGCCCGAACGGATAAGCGAGAGCAAGAGGCGGTGTACGACATCATGAGAGCCACCGGCAACGACTGGGCCACCGACATCCCCGACGTGTGCCGCGGTCGCTGGCACGGCATTGAGTGCATGCCCGACAAGGCCAACGTTTTCCACGTGGTGTCGCTTTCGTTCGGAGCACTCTCCGATGATACCGCTTTTCCGACGTGCGACCCGACCCGATCCGTAATCTCACCCTCCATCACACACCTCCCCCACCTCAAGACCTTGTTCTTTTACCGTTGTTTCACTTACAACCCTCAGCCCATTCCACCGTTCTTGGGCCTATTGGGCCCAACCTTGCAAACACTGGTCCTCCGAGAAAACGGCCACGTTGGGCCCATTCCTGTTGAATTGGGCAACCTCACCCGTTTGAAGGTCTTCGaccttcacaaaaacaacctCAACGGCTCTATACCAATCTCATTGGGCCGGATCACCAATCTAAGGTCTTTGGATTTGAGCGCCAACAAATTAACCGGGCCCATACCCGGTTTCGCCTTCCCCTCTTTGAACGTGTTGGACCTCAGCCAGAATCTTCTAATGGGCCCAATTCCTTCTTCTATTTGGAACTGTTATTTTCTCATCAAATTGGATTTCAGCCGCAACCGCCTCGTGGGCCCGTTGCCGGAGAAGCCCATTAGCATGAAAGAGCTTATGCTTTTGGATTTAAGCTACAACCGTATACAGGGCCCGTTTCCTGTGTCGATCAAAAGCCTGAGTTCGCTTCAGGCTTTGATCCTGAAAGGAAACCCAATGGGCTCCAGCATGATACCCGGTGATGGGTTCGATGGCATGAAAGCCCTGATGATTGTTGTTTTATCGAATATGAATCTGCATGGGCCTGTGCCTGAATCATTAGGGAAATTGCAAAACCTTCGCGTGCTTCATCTCGATGGGAACCACTTTAATGGGCCAATTCCGAAGAGTTTTGGGGATTTGAGAAACCTTAGCGAACTGAGGCTGAACGATAATGGGCTTAGTGGGCTTGTGCCATTTGGGAGAGAAATGGTTTGGAGAATGAGAAGAAAACTGAGACTGAATAATAACTCTGGGCTTTGTTACGGTGCACGCAGTGGTTTGGGAGATACCATGGACTCGACCTTTGATTTAGGTATCCCTTCTTGTGACACATACCCTCCCACTATACCCTCCCTTAGGACACACCAACACCTTTCTTCACTTACCCAAAACTCAATTCCTTTCCCAACACATCTCACATCACATGCTCTCAAACCTCTTACATCCTCATTCCCACTACCCACTTTTCTACTCTTTAATCTCTTTTTCTTATctctaattaattaa